The DNA region GTCGGCCAGTAGGCGTTCCTGGAGCTCGATGGCCTCGTCGGTCCGCCCGGCGAGGTGGTAACTGTGGGCGAGGTTGTGGCGCGCGTTGAACGTGCCGGGATCGTGAGGTCCGACGAGTCGTTCACTGGTGGCCGCGAGCCGGCTCCAGTAGGCGATGCCAGGCAGGTACAGGCCCGCGGCCAGGAGACTCAGGCCACTGCGGTGAAGCAACTGTTCTCCGGCGCCGGATCCGCCCCACAGCAGGTCACCCGTGTGGTCGGCCAGAGCATCGGTGTTGGTGCGCAGAACCGCGGCGAGATCGCGGTCGTCGTGGTCTTCCCCGGGCCATAGGCCGAGCAGGGCTTCGGCGGCCTCCCGGTGTGGTCGTCGGTCGGCGGGGACGCCGTCGAGGGTGGCCCGCGCCGTGAGGGCGTGGAGGGTCACCTCCCGGTGCGGGGACTCGGTGAGGGTGATGAGGTTGTAGTTGTGCAGCACGGCGAGGGCGTCGTGTGCCTCGTCCACGTCGACCGGAGTGCCGCGGGTGCTGCCGAGGTGGTCCAGCGCCGACCGGGTGGCCCACAGGGCCTGCGGATGGCCCCCCGGGTCGAGCAGCGCGGCGAGTTCCAGTGCAGGCCGGGCCAGGCCGACCGGCTCCTCCCGCTGGGCCGCGTCCAGGGAGAGCAGCAGGGCCGCCGTGACCGGCCCCCGGTAGCCGTCGGCGTCGGATCGGGCGGGCAGCACGGTGTCGAGCGTGCGGCTGCGGTTCCGGAAGAGCTGGAGGTAACGCCCGCTGCTGCGCCGGGTGTTGATCAGGTAGGCGGCGGCGTGGGCGAGGGCGAGCGGCAGGTGGCCGAGGGCTTCGGCGAGGTCGGCGGCGTGCTCGTCGAGGAGGTGGGCGCACCCCGCCCGCTCCATCCGCTCACGGAGGTAGGCGGCGGATTCGGCCGGAGAGTAGGTGCTGACCTCCACCAGCATCCGGTTGCCGCCGCTGCTCACGGCACCCCGGTGACGGGTGGTGGCGATGACCCGTCCGCGTCCGCCCCGACTCGTTCCCGGCCACAGCTCCTCCCCGGTGTGCTCGGTGGCGTTGTCGAGGACGATCAGCCAGCTGCGGTCGGTGGAGGCGAGCCAGGCGAGGAAGCGCTCGGCGTCCTCCTCGGCCGTCCCGGTCACTCCCGGCGCGCCGACTGCCACCGCGGCCCGGGCGTACCGGTCGGTGACGGCGGCGGGCTCGGCGGCGTCGAGCCACAGCACCAACTCGACGCCGGAGTCGACGGCTTCGCGCGCGTAGTGCGCCGCCAGCTGCGACTTGCCGACGCCTCCGCCGCCCGCCAGGACCTGGCTGAGCACGATCGTGCCGCACTGTTCGCGGGCCGCGTCGATGGCCTGCCGCAGCTCCTCCCGGGGCTGGAAGGCGGTGGCCCGGGGCGGGATCCGCCCGATCACCATCGGCCACTGCACCGCCGGCCGGTCGGCCCGGTGCACGGTCAGGTGCTGCGCTTGGTAGACGTCGCCCTGGACGGTGCTGTTGTCGACGGTGTTCCCGACCTGATCGTGCACCTGCTGGCCCCCACCATCCGGCGTGTTGAATGTCGTCATTATGGACGGCACCGCACTGCAGCACCTCATCCACGGGCTCCCCGCAGCCTTCGCAGCGGCCCCGCGCCCCACCGGCATCGACGCCTGCCCGTGCTGCCACGCGCCGGCCGAGGTCGAGCTGCTCCTGCGCGGCCCGCGCGAGCGGCTCGGGCCGGACGAGCTGATGCGCTACGCCACCTCGGCGCTGAACACCGTGGGCTCGCCCGGCGACTTCCGCTACTTCGCCCCCCGCATCCTCCAGCTCGTGCTGACCGGCGAACTCGCCGTCCCGGACCTGGAGGCGGTCGGCATCAAGCTCGCCCAGGCCGGCTGGTGCGACTGGCCGGAGGCCCCGTACCTGCGCCGGCTCCTGGACGCGCTCTGGCCGGACGCCCTCCACAACGCGCAGGAGTGGTGGGACGCCGAGTCCGTCCTCTGCGCCCTGGCCGCGGCCGACCCGGACGGCACCGGCGGCCGGCTAGCAGAATGGGCCCGCCTGGCGACCCCGACGGCCGTGGAGCGGCTGCACGAGCTCGCCCTCGCCGGGGGGCTCAAACCCTCGAACGCCTTCTGGGACGAACACAGCGCCCCGTACCGCTCCTTCGCCGCCTGGCTGCGCGGTCCTGAGCTCCAACTCGCCGTCGAGGCAGCCACGTTCCGGACGGACGACCCCACCCAACTCGAACAACTCTTCACCATCCATGACATCCTGGCGCCGTGACCCACGACACGGTGCCGCCACTGCTCGCGGTCGCAGTACTCCTGCTCGTCATCAAACTGGCCCGGGAACGGCGAAACGGCAAGCCCTTACGGCTATTTCCGCAATCGCTCCCGGCCAGGGCGACGACCGCGGCCGTCGTCGCCCTGGTGGTGGTCTCGGGAGTAGCGGCAGGTCAGCCCTGGGACGCGTCGGTCATCCCCGCCGTCGCGCTCGGCGGCCTGGTGGGCGCCTTCGTGGACCTCCGCCACCGCTGACCCCGGTGCTGCCGGGCCCTTCGACGCAGTCAAGCGGACACCGGAATATGAGCCTCAACTTACTGTTGTCCCAAGCGACAAGGTGGTCGTCTACCACGCTTCCGCCAATCGAGACGAGTCCGTCTTTCCTGCCGCGGACCGCCTCGACATCGCCCGGGCGCCGAACGATCACGTCAGCTTCGGCTTCGGCCCGCACTTCTGCGTAGGAGCGCGAATCGCCAGGGTTCAGATGGCGACCCTGATCCGTCGTGTCGTCGCCGAGCTGCCCGGCCTGGAGCTCGCTTCGGGAGCACCGCCGAAGCGACTCGTCTCCAACTTCCAGAACGGGTTGAAGGACCTGCGCATCCGTTGGCGATAGCGGGCGCGCTGCCGGCGGCAGCCCGGCGGGCCGGCATGGCTCCGCGATCGACGTGGTGATCGCGGCGGCCGAGCTTGATCTCAATCGAGGGGCGGGATTCGACCGGGCTCGGCGGGTTCGGAGGCGTGGGCGGCGGGCGGTTCGGCGCGCCGGATGGCGATGACGGCGGCGTCGTCGTTGAGGCGGTGGCCGACGTGGGCGAGGAGGTCGCGGCGGATGTGGTTGACGAGTGTCTCGGGGGAGCACTTGGTCCAGTGGGCGGCGCGGTCGGCGAGCGGGTAGAACTCGCCGGTGTCGTCGCGTGCCTCGGTGACCCCGTCGGTGTACAGCAGCAGGGTGTCGCCCCTTTCGAACGGGAAGTCGTCGCTCGGGTAGCTGCCGTCGCCGAGGTCGTTCACGCCGAGGGGTGGAGCGGCCGGCACGGAGTCGACGGGCAGCGCGCGGCCGTCGCGCAGCAGGAGGGGCGGCGGGTGTCCGCAGTTGGTCATGCGGGCGACGGGCTCGTCGTCGGGCAGGTCGAGGAGGATCGCGGTGATGAAGTGCTCGACGATGTCGCCGCTCTCCTGGGCGAAGTCGGTGAGGTAGCGCCCCACGTTGTGGTCGAGCGTGGACGCCAGGTCCGCCAGGCTGTCGTGTTGTGCGGCGATGAGGCGGAAGGCGCTGACCAGCAGGGCCGACTCTCCGACGGCCGCCAGGCCCTTGCCCCGGACGTCTCCGATGACCATGCGGGTTCCGCCCGCGGTGCGGGTGGCGGTGTAGAGGTCGCCGCCGATCTGTGTCTCCTTTTCGGCGGCGAGGTACATCGTGGCGATCCGAAGCGGCCCGATCTGTTCGGGCAGCGGCCGCAGCAGGGCGCGCTGGGCGGCTTCGGCGACCGACTGGGCGCGGGCGAGCTGTCTGGCCCGGTGATCGCGGATGGCGGTGAACATGACGATCAGGACGCACAGGACGGCCAGCGCGACGATCTGCGCGATGTGGTTGCTGGTGGTGATGCCGCCGTGGAGGAAGGCGATGAGGACCTGGGCGGCGATGGCCAGGGCTCCGACGAGGGCGGTCGGGCGCAGGCCGGCGAACGAGGGGGTGAGGGCAGGGGCGATCACCAGGAGCGGGCCGAGGTGGATGCTGGTCGGGGAGTGGAGATCGACCACGGTGATCGCCGCGATGAGGGCGAGCGGGATCATCAGCAGCGCCCAGCTCCGTTGTCCGCGCTGCTGATGGCGGGCCGCGCGTGCTCGGACTTCCATGTCCCCACTGTGCTCCTGCGGGTCGGCGAGCGCAGATGTGTCCGGGCGATGCGTGGTAACCGATCCACCGACCGTAGCCGCGCCGGTGTCGCCGCCCGCGCAGAACGGATCTCCACTGGAAGAGGCCCGGCGAGGCGCGGATGTCTCACCGGTATGCGCTGCCTGCCGCATTTTCACTTGGCTGGACTCATGGTGTCACACCTTGGACATGTCCGAAATGACGGCCCATAAGGGCTCTCGTTACGTTCGTCGCGGGTCGGTCACCCGGCCGACGTCCATTGACACAGAGAGACGGTGACATGCGCACGCGCACATTGGCTGTGGCCGCTGCCGGAATAGGCGCGGCGGCTCTTGCGACCACCGGTATCACCTACGCCCTCGCGGGATCCTCCTCGACCTCCCCGTCCGTCCAGCAGGCGGCCCGGTTCGTCGAACAAGTCGCCCCGGCGCCCCCGTCCGTCCAGTCGGCGGCCCAACCGGTCCAGCAAGCCGCCCCGGCCACGGCTGTCTCGGGCGGCGGCGAGAACGGCGGCGGCGAGAAGGGTGGCGGCGAGAAGGGTGGCGGCGAGAGGGGCGGCGGCGAAAACGGGGAGAAGCACGAGGGCCGCGACCGCCATGACGGCGGACGCGATCACGGCGGTCGCGGCCACGGGGAAGCGGGACGGATCCACTTCAACGAACGCACGTACTCCGCCGACGCCGAGGGATGCGTCACCGCTGCCAGCGGACTGGGCTCCAGTAGCTTCAGCATCTTCAACGACAGCCGGAAGGTCGTCGAGGTCTACCGCGGCTTCTCCTGCGACAACGGTTCTCCGGTCGCCACCGTGGGTCCCTACGGCGCCACCAACGGCGTGGTGACCCGTACCGCCCACGGGAGTCTGTTCGGTGGCGACGGCGCCGTGGGCAGCTTCCGGGTGATCGGCGACTACGACGAGTGGTGACGGCGCCGCCCGGAGCACGGTCGGCTCCCGGCCCCACCGAGCCCCACCGAGCCCCGCCGAGCCCCCGCCGAGAAGACGGCGAGAAGACGGCGAGCGCTCAGAGGACCGCGAGCGGATTGACCGGGGAGCCGGTGCCGCAGGGGATGTTCAGGGGCGCGGCGACGAGGAGGAACTCCCATCGTGCGGTGCGCGCGCACGCCTCGGCCAGCGGCTCCAGGTCCAGGTTGTCGATCAGCGGCAGGCCCAGGGCGGTGATGGCCAGCACGTGGACCGGCGAGTGGACGCCGTCGACGGGGCTCGGGCGCACGTCGCTGTCGCCGTCGCTGCCCAGTGCCGAGGCCCGTGACTCGCTCAGCACGCGCATCGCGCCGGGATGCAGTCCCGCGCTGAGGTCGTCCGGGTCCCACGCGCCCAGCCGCCGCCGTCGGGCGAGGTGGCCCGTGCGGACCAGGAGGATGTCCTGGGGGCGGAGCGGGCTGCCCTGTTCCTCGGCGCAGACCAGCAGCTCCGAGCCGCCGATCGCCTCTCCCGGCTCCAGCCAGGCCGTGCCGCGCAGGCGTGGCACGTCCAGCAGGACTCCTCGCCCCACCAGCCCGGGCAGCAGGTCGGTCACGGCGCCGTAGGCGGCACCTTGCGAGGAGAACACCTCCCGCGCCCGAACTCCCGCGAAGAGCAGTCCGCCGTACGCGATGTGGCAGAGCGCGTCCAGGTGCGTCTGCGCCTTGCCGTGGTAGTCGGAGGCGATGAAGTCCCGGTGCACGGTCGGCTCGGGGGCCGTGACGTCCGCCAGTTCGGTCATCTGGTGCAGTGCCGGCCTCTGGTTGTCGGGCCCCGGCACGCTGTCCCACGGCCGCCCCATGGCGACGACCTCACCCGTGCGTACGAGCCCGGCGGCCGCCACCCGTCGCCCCGCTTCGACCGGCCCGGGGAGCCGGTCGCGGCGCAGCCGCCGGAAGAGCGCGTCGAACTCGTCGCGGGTCATCGCCGGCCCGTTGGCACTGGTCATGGCACTCCTCAGCCCGGCCCCCGCTCTGCCGATGATGCGGTGACGGTCGCAAGACCGCCACCGTGCCGGGGGAGCGCGCGCGATCCGGCGGCGAACACCGCAAAGCGGGCAAAGCCCTAATATTGCATCGAAGGGTGCAGCTCCGTGGAAATGTGAGCGCTGTGGCGGCCATGACAGCTTCGGACGAGGCGGGGATCGGCCCCGTGCGGGCCCGTGAGCGGTTCATGCTCGGTGAACCGGTCGAGGGCGGCGTGCGGAGTCTGATCCTGAACTCCTGGCAACGCTGCCAGTCGATGGGGATCTCCCCGGAGGGGGCCGAGCTGCCGTACCGGCCGGACATCGATCTGGACGGCCCACTGGTCCGCGCGGCCGGACCCGTGCTGGACCGGCTGGCATCCAGGTTCGCCGGCAGCCGGATGAACGTGGCCCTGACCGACGCGGACGGGGTGGTGCTGCAGCGCCGTTTCGGCGATGCGTCCATGGCCGGGCAGCTGCCCGCGATCCAGAGCATCCCGGGCTTCGTGTTCGCCGAGCAGTACGGCGGGACCAACGGCATCGGGCTGGCGCTCACGGAACGGCGGCTCATCCAGGTCTCCGGGGCCGAGCACTTCGCCGAGCGCGGCCAGTCGAACGCCTGTACGGCGATTCCCGTCCGTGACCCCCTCAGCGGACGGATCGAGGGCGTCCTCTGCTTCGGCTATCCGCCCGCCTACGCGGACCCGCAGATGACGGACCTGATCCGCAAGGCCGCCACCGCCATCGAGCGGCGCCTGCTGGCGCAGAGCTCGGCGCGGGAGCGCACCCTGCTGCGCGCGTACCTCGATTCCAGGCGTCGCGCCCAGACCGACCAGGCGGCCGGGGACGGGTGCCCGGTCGGTCTGGACGAGCTGCCCCGGAGCGGGCTGGACCGGCGCGATCAGGTACTGCTCGAACAGATGGCCACCGAACTGATCTCCTCGGCCCGCCGCGCCGCGGTCGAGGTGACCCTTTCCCAGGGCCGGCTGGTCACCCTGCTGAGCCGCCCGGTGACCAGCCCGTCCGGGGTGGAGGGCTTCGTCATCGAGGCGATCCTGCACGGCGACACGCCGCCCCGGCCTGCCGCCCCGGACCAGGCCGGTCGGCCGGTCGGCCTGCCGGCGCCCGCCATGACCACCGTCCTCCCACCGCTGCGGCCCCCCGAGGGTGCCGTACCGGATCGCGGGGCCGAGGCGCCGTCCGCTCCCGCGCCCGACGCGGCCACCAGGCTGCTGCTGCTGGGCGAGCCGGGCGTGGGACAGTACGCCGTCGCGGCCCGCCGCCGCCTGGAGCTGCTGTCCGAGGCCAGCACCCGCATCGGCACCACCCTGGACGTGACCCGGACCGCCTGGGAACTCGCCGAGATGGCCGTCCCGCGGCTGGCCGACTACGTCACCATCGACCTGCCCGAGACCGTCCTGCGCGGCGAGGAGCCCATCGACCCCGTCAGCGAGCTGCACCGCACGGTGGTCCACGGCATCCGCGCCGACTGCCCCTTCTACCCGGTCGGCGAACGGGTCGACCTCAGCCCCACCACGCCCCACCGCCGCTGCCTGGCCAGCGGGCAGGCGGTGCTGGAACCCGATCTGCGCAGCGCCGCCGGCTGGATCTCGCAGGACCCCGAGGCGGCCGGGCGCCTCTTCGCGCACGACGTCCACTCCCTGATCGCCGTCCCGCTGCTGGCCCGCGGGGTCGTGCTGGGCGTCGCCGGCTTCTACCGCGCCCGGAACCCCGCCACCTACGGGGACGACGACCGCTCGCTGGCCCAGGAGCTGGCCACCCGCGCCGCCATCTGCATCGACAACGCCCGCCGCTACACCCGCGAACACGCCATGGTCCTGGCCCTGCAGCACAGCCTGCTCCCGCGCTGCCTGCCCGAGCAGAGCGCCATCGAGGTCGCCCACCGCTATCTGCCCGCCGAGTCCGGGGTGCGCGGGGACTGGTTCGACGTCATCCCCCTCTCCGGTGCCCGGGTCGCCCTGGTCGTCGGCGACGTCGTCGGCCACGGACTGCACGCCGCCGCCACGATGGGCCGCCTGCGCACCGCCGTGCACAACTTCGCCGAACTGGACCTCGCCCCCGACGAGCTCCTCACCCACCTGGACAACCTCGTGGGGCGCCTGGACCGGGACGAGGACGGCGTGGAGCCCGCCACCGGCAATGACGGCATCATCGGCGCGTCCTGCCTGTACGCCGTCTACGACCCGACCTCGCAGCGCTGCACGCTGGCCCGCGCCGGACACCCGCCACCCGCGGTGATCCACCCGGACGGCACGGTCACCGTCCCCGACCTCCCCGCCGGGCCCCCGCTCGGCCTGGGCGGCCTGCCGTTCGAAACGGCCGAGCTGCACCTGCCCGAAGGCAGTCAGCTGATCCTCTACTCCGACGGACTCCTCGAAGACGACCGCCGCGACCCCGACGCGGCCCTCGACCGCCTGCACACCGCCCTGGCCCACCCGAACCGCTCGCCCGAGGACGTCTGTCGCACGGTCGTGGAGGCCGTGGTACCCGAGCACCCGGCCGACGACGTCACGCTGCTCGTCGCCCGCACCCACGCCCTCGACCCCAGCCGGATCGCCACCTGGGACCTGCCGGCCGACCCGGCCCGTGTCGGCGACATCCGCGCCGCCGCCGCCCGCCGCCTGAGCGACTGGGGACTGGACGAGGCCGCCTTCGTCACCGAACTGCTGCTCAGCGAGCTGGTCACCAACGCCATCCGCTACGGCACCGAGCCCATCCAGGTCCGTCTGATCCGCGACCGTGCCCTGATCTGCGAGGTCTCCGACGGCAGCAGCACCGCCCCCCACCTGCGCCACGCGGCCACCACCGACGAGGGCGGCCGCGGCCTGTTCCTCGTCGCCCAGCTCACCCAGGCCTGGGGCACCCGCTACACGGCCAGGGGAAAGGTCATCTGGGCCGAATGCGCCCTGGAGGCGTCCGACGGCATTCCCGACCTCTTCGAGAGCCACTTCTTCGGGAACCAGTTCGCCGACATTCCCGAAATCGGATGACCCGCCCCCGGACGTGACCCGCCCTCCGGACGTCACCGGCCACCGTGGCGTGTCAACACCACGGCGGCCCAGCCGAGCTGGTAGGAACGGTGGTTCATGCACGACACCTCCGCCCCCCTGGCGGGCCCACCCGCGGGCCGCGACCCACTCGTCCGCATCCGCGGCCTTCGCAAGCGTTTCGGCGGCACTCCCGCGCTGGCCGGGATCGACCTCGACATCCACCGCGGCAGCGTCCTGGCCCTGCTCGGTCCGAACGGCGCCGGCAAGTCCACCCTCATCCGGACACTCGCCGGGATCCACCACCCGGACCAGGGCGAGGTGACGGTGGCCGGGCACCCGCTCGGCACCCAGGCCGCCGCCCGTCGGATGGCCTTCATCCACCAGGACCTCGGTCTCGTCGAGTGGATGACGGTCGCCGAGAACATCGCCCTGGTCGCCGGCTACCCGCGCCGTCACGGGCTGGTCTCCTGGCGGCGGACCCGGGAGCGTTGCGCCGACGCCCTCGCCCTGATCGCCGGGCACCTCGACGCCGACGCACGGATCGCCGACCTCGCCCCCGCCGAGCGCTCGCTGGTCGCCATCGCCCGCGCGCTGGCGACGCGGGCGGAGCTCATCGCCCTGGACGAGCCGACCGCCGGCCTCCCCGCCGCGGACTGCGCCCGGCTCTTCGCCGTCCTGCGCGCCCTGCGCGACCGGGGGCACGGCATCGTCTACGTCACCCACCGGCTCGACGAGGTCCACCAGGTCGCCGACACCTTCGCCGTCCTGCGCGACGGCCGTCTGATCAGCTCCGGCCCGCTCGCCGGCCACAGCCGTCGGCGCCTGGTCCACGACATCGTGGGCCGCGAACCGGTCGGCCGCCGGGCCGCCCCGCTCGCCCCCGCCGCGGGCCCGGTGGTGCTGAGCCTCGACGCGGTGCGGACCACCGACGCCGGGCCGGTCAGCCTGAAGCTGCGCGCGGGCGAAATCCTCGGCATGGTGGGCCTCACCGGCGCCGGCCACCTCGACCTGGGCCGCGCCCTCGCCGGATCCCGTCCGATCCTCGGCGGGCGGGCCCTGCTCGACGGCCGACCGTACACCCCGCGCACGGTGGCCGATGCCGTCGACTCCGGCGTCGGCCTGGTCACCGGCAACCGTCAGGAGGAGGGCTGCGCCGCCGAACTGACGGTCCGTGAGAACCTTCTGGCGAACCCCCGGCTGGCCGGCCGGCCGACGCCGCACTGGATCAGCCCCCGGCGCGAGCGGGCCCAGGCCGCCGCCCTGATCGAGCGGTTCTCGGTGCACCCCCGCGACAGCGAGGCGCCGATCGCCACGCTGTCCGGCGGGAACCAGCAGAAGGTCATGATCGGCCGGTGGCTCCGGGTGCACCGGCGGCTGTTGATCCTCGAAGAGCCGACCGCCAGCGTCGATGTCGGCGCCAAGGCCGAGCTCTACCGCCTGCTCGACCAGGCGCTGGCCGACGGCCTCGCGGTCCTGCTCGTCTCCACCGACTTCGAGGAGGTCGCGACCGTGTGCCACCGTGCCCTGGTGTTCGTCCGCGGAACCGTGACCGCCGAGCTGACCGGCGCGACCCTCACCGTCACCGAACTCACCTCCGCAGCCTCGGCCATGCCCCCCGTCACCGGCGGTGACGGCGACCGGCGTGCGACAGGCCGATGACCGAGCCCCCCTTCCGCCGTTCCCCGCAGGGCCGCCGGCGCGGACACCTGATCGGCAGCTACGGCCTGCCGGTCCTCGCCGTCCTGCTGTTCCTGATCTTCTCCGTCGCGCGGCCGAACACCTTCCCCACCCTCGACAACGTCTCCTCGATCCTGTCCAACCAGTCGATCCCCGCCATCCTCGCGCTCGGTGCGACGATCCCCATCGCCACCGGCAACTTCGACCTGTCCATCGGCTACGGCCTCGGTCTCGCGCACGTCGTGGTGCTGCGGCTCGTCGTCGACGGCGACTGTCCCTGGCCGCTCGCCTGCCTGGCCGTGATCCTGGGCGGAGCGGCCTTCGGGGCCCTCAACGGCGTCCTCGTCGAGTTCGGGCGGATCGACTCCTTCATCGCCACGCTCGGCACCGGCAGCATCCTGTACGCCTTCACCGGCTGGATCACCGGCGGCGCCCGGGTCCTCCCCGGCACCGGCGGCCTGCCGGTCGCCTTCACCGACCTCTACGACTCCACGTTCCTCGGACTGCCGGTGTCCGCCTCCTACGTGCTCGCGCTCGCGGCCGTCCTGTGGCTGCTGCAGGAGCGGCTGCCGCTCGGCCGGTACCTGTACGTCATCGGCTCCAACCCGCGTGCCGCCGAACTCGTCGGAATCCCCATCCGCCGCTACAGCGTCTACGCCTTCGCCGGATCGGGCCTGGTCGTCGGTTCCGCGGGTGTCCTGCTCGCCGCGCAGCAGCAGATCGGCAACCCGAGCGTCGGCCTGGAGTACCTGTTGCCCGCCTTCGTCGGCGCGCTGCTCGGCTCCACCGCGATCAAACCCGGACGCGCCAACGCCCTGGGCACCGTGGTCGCCGTCGCCGTCCTCGCCATCGGTCTGGCCGGTATCGGGCAGCTCGGCGCCGACTTCTGGGCCGTGCCGCTGTTCAACGGCGCGACGCTGCTCCTCGCCGTCGGCCTGGCCGGCTACTCCGCACGCCGCCGGCTGCGGGCCGGTGCCGCCGAGCACCGCGGTCCGCTCACGCCGCCGTCGACGGACGCGGCTCCCTCCCGGGACACGCCGTGAAGCGCGCTGCCGCGACCGTGCTGGCAGCAGTGATGCTGGCGACGGCGGGCACCGCCCTGGACGGCTGCCAGCGCGGCCTGTCGACCGGGACCGGGGCCCCCGTCCCAGGGCCGTCGAGGGCCGGTTGTGCGGCGGCCACCCTCGCCGGGGCGAAGGCGGACGTCCAGCAGGCCGAGCAGGTCGACGTCCCCTGGAACGGCCCCACCAGCGGTCCCAGGGCGGTTCCCGGCAGGACCATCGTCTACGTCGCCCAGACCATGACCAACCCCGGCGTCGCGGGGGTCGCCAGGGGGGTCATCGACGCCGCGACGGTCATCGGCTGGAGCGTCCGGGTGATCGACGGGCAGGGCACGCCCGCCGGCATCCAGGCGGCGCTCGGCCAGGCGGTCAACCTCGAAGCCTCGGGCATCGTCATCGGCGGCTTCGACCCGGGGCTGACCGCGCAGCAGGTCGCGCAGGCCGCCGCGGCACACATCCCGCTCATCGGCTGGCACGCGGTCGCGGCCCCCGGACCGAGCACGAACCCCCCGCTGTTCAGCAACATCACCACCAGCGTCGGGGACGTCGCACGGCTCAGCGCGGACTGGGTCATCGCGGAGTCCAACGGCAACGCCGGAGTCGTCGTCTTCACCGACGACTCCGTCCCGTTCGCCAGGAACAAGTCCCAACTGATCAAGGACGAACTCGCCACCTGCCCCGGCGTGAGGCTGCTGGCCTCCGAGAACATCCCCATCCCGGACGCGACCAGCCGCACCCCCCAGGCGGTCTCCGCCCTCCTCGCCCGCTTCCAGGGCCGGTGGACGCACTCCGTCGCCATCAACGACCTGTACTTCGCCGACGCCGCGCCCGCCCTGCGCGCGGCCGGAAGGCCGGGCGACGCCGCCCCGTACAACATCGCCGCGGGCGACGGCGACCCCTCGGCCTTCCAGCGCATCGACAGCAGGCAGTTCCAGGCCGCCACCGTCCCCGAGCCCCTCACCGAGCAGGGCTGGCAGATCGTGGACGAGTTCAACCGGGCCTTCTCCCACCAGCCCGCCAGCGGCTACGTCGCCCCGGTCCACATCACCACGGCCGCCAACAGCGGCGGAGCGACCTCCTGGGATCCGGCGGGCTACCGCCAGGCGTACCGGACGATCTGGGGCAGGTAGCGAGGGCGGCGCCGACGGTGGCGGCCGAGCGCCGCCGTCCCGCCGCGGTCGCTGCCGCCGCTCCCGCCCTTCGACCCGTCCCGGGCGCGATCGGTGTGCGGGCCCGGCTCCTCCCCGTCCGGGAGCCGCTGCGCGACGAGCACGGCGATGTCGTCGTCGAGGGCGGCACCGCTGTACGCGATCAGGTCCCGGTGCAGGTGGTTCAGAAGCTCGCGCGGCGCAAGGGCGGTCCAGTCGCGGACACGCTGGGTGAGCGGGTAGAAGGCTCCGGTACGGTCGCGGGTCTCGGTCACGCCGTCGGTGTACAG from Kitasatospora cathayae includes:
- a CDS encoding sugar ABC transporter ATP-binding protein codes for the protein MHDTSAPLAGPPAGRDPLVRIRGLRKRFGGTPALAGIDLDIHRGSVLALLGPNGAGKSTLIRTLAGIHHPDQGEVTVAGHPLGTQAAARRMAFIHQDLGLVEWMTVAENIALVAGYPRRHGLVSWRRTRERCADALALIAGHLDADARIADLAPAERSLVAIARALATRAELIALDEPTAGLPAADCARLFAVLRALRDRGHGIVYVTHRLDEVHQVADTFAVLRDGRLISSGPLAGHSRRRLVHDIVGREPVGRRAAPLAPAAGPVVLSLDAVRTTDAGPVSLKLRAGEILGMVGLTGAGHLDLGRALAGSRPILGGRALLDGRPYTPRTVADAVDSGVGLVTGNRQEEGCAAELTVRENLLANPRLAGRPTPHWISPRRERAQAAALIERFSVHPRDSEAPIATLSGGNQQKVMIGRWLRVHRRLLILEEPTASVDVGAKAELYRLLDQALADGLAVLLVSTDFEEVATVCHRALVFVRGTVTAELTGATLTVTELTSAASAMPPVTGGDGDRRATGR
- a CDS encoding ABC transporter permease — protein: MTEPPFRRSPQGRRRGHLIGSYGLPVLAVLLFLIFSVARPNTFPTLDNVSSILSNQSIPAILALGATIPIATGNFDLSIGYGLGLAHVVVLRLVVDGDCPWPLACLAVILGGAAFGALNGVLVEFGRIDSFIATLGTGSILYAFTGWITGGARVLPGTGGLPVAFTDLYDSTFLGLPVSASYVLALAAVLWLLQERLPLGRYLYVIGSNPRAAELVGIPIRRYSVYAFAGSGLVVGSAGVLLAAQQQIGNPSVGLEYLLPAFVGALLGSTAIKPGRANALGTVVAVAVLAIGLAGIGQLGADFWAVPLFNGATLLLAVGLAGYSARRRLRAGAAEHRGPLTPPSTDAAPSRDTP
- a CDS encoding substrate-binding domain-containing protein, which encodes MLATAGTALDGCQRGLSTGTGAPVPGPSRAGCAAATLAGAKADVQQAEQVDVPWNGPTSGPRAVPGRTIVYVAQTMTNPGVAGVARGVIDAATVIGWSVRVIDGQGTPAGIQAALGQAVNLEASGIVIGGFDPGLTAQQVAQAAAAHIPLIGWHAVAAPGPSTNPPLFSNITTSVGDVARLSADWVIAESNGNAGVVVFTDDSVPFARNKSQLIKDELATCPGVRLLASENIPIPDATSRTPQAVSALLARFQGRWTHSVAINDLYFADAAPALRAAGRPGDAAPYNIAAGDGDPSAFQRIDSRQFQAATVPEPLTEQGWQIVDEFNRAFSHQPASGYVAPVHITTAANSGGATSWDPAGYRQAYRTIWGR
- a CDS encoding SpoIIE family protein phosphatase; translated protein: MTASDEAGIGPVRARERFMLGEPVEGGVRSLILNSWQRCQSMGISPEGAELPYRPDIDLDGPLVRAAGPVLDRLASRFAGSRMNVALTDADGVVLQRRFGDASMAGQLPAIQSIPGFVFAEQYGGTNGIGLALTERRLIQVSGAEHFAERGQSNACTAIPVRDPLSGRIEGVLCFGYPPAYADPQMTDLIRKAATAIERRLLAQSSARERTLLRAYLDSRRRAQTDQAAGDGCPVGLDELPRSGLDRRDQVLLEQMATELISSARRAAVEVTLSQGRLVTLLSRPVTSPSGVEGFVIEAILHGDTPPRPAAPDQAGRPVGLPAPAMTTVLPPLRPPEGAVPDRGAEAPSAPAPDAATRLLLLGEPGVGQYAVAARRRLELLSEASTRIGTTLDVTRTAWELAEMAVPRLADYVTIDLPETVLRGEEPIDPVSELHRTVVHGIRADCPFYPVGERVDLSPTTPHRRCLASGQAVLEPDLRSAAGWISQDPEAAGRLFAHDVHSLIAVPLLARGVVLGVAGFYRARNPATYGDDDRSLAQELATRAAICIDNARRYTREHAMVLALQHSLLPRCLPEQSAIEVAHRYLPAESGVRGDWFDVIPLSGARVALVVGDVVGHGLHAAATMGRLRTAVHNFAELDLAPDELLTHLDNLVGRLDRDEDGVEPATGNDGIIGASCLYAVYDPTSQRCTLARAGHPPPAVIHPDGTVTVPDLPAGPPLGLGGLPFETAELHLPEGSQLILYSDGLLEDDRRDPDAALDRLHTALAHPNRSPEDVCRTVVEAVVPEHPADDVTLLVARTHALDPSRIATWDLPADPARVGDIRAAAARRLSDWGLDEAAFVTELLLSELVTNAIRYGTEPIQVRLIRDRALICEVSDGSSTAPHLRHAATTDEGGRGLFLVAQLTQAWGTRYTARGKVIWAECALEASDGIPDLFESHFFGNQFADIPEIG